A part of Melittangium boletus DSM 14713 genomic DNA contains:
- a CDS encoding sensor histidine kinase: MNLSAAFLLSGAGVASAVALQTLRLGRRGGPGVVLLAGFLALWMMGLFLLEQRTGELADRVLPLGILLAAAFAQAAKDVVERVPRWLLPVAWSGSLAIALTGLLAPRWIYGPGASGAGAAFWPLAGACTVGTVAMTLWLASLARGAGGRERRRRLSLLGANVFGALGGGGLIGLHVMGVSLIGWGVLFLAVSLSLVAYASWAPEDRLEREGLIQAAVQSASFALLMALAAALTSVLTGTGPAWVHALLGAACALPVDASRQLLVEAVTRKLFARPQTVPLLVEAVERQTSRAEHAETLAEVGRLASAVAHEIRNPLGVILAEAKLLELSGAEEESVQAIRDQVARASHFVEDLLHYSRPRPLRVSERELERVVTDAVSRARQAFGETAPEVSLDLAPLRWDVDGEALGDVVVNLVTNALIAVETLPQGRVSVTQQHTDEGVRITVEDNGAGVPQALLSRLFEPFVTGRGRDARRPGTGLGLALCRKWVERHGGTLTHARPATGGARFVILLPKP, translated from the coding sequence GTGAACCTGTCCGCCGCGTTCCTGCTCTCGGGTGCGGGAGTGGCCAGCGCGGTGGCCCTGCAGACGCTCCGGCTGGGCCGCCGGGGTGGTCCTGGCGTGGTGCTGCTCGCGGGTTTCCTCGCCCTGTGGATGATGGGCCTGTTCCTGCTGGAGCAACGCACCGGGGAGCTGGCGGACCGGGTGCTCCCCCTCGGCATCCTGCTCGCGGCCGCCTTCGCCCAGGCGGCCAAGGACGTGGTGGAACGAGTTCCCCGCTGGCTGCTTCCCGTGGCGTGGAGTGGATCGCTGGCGATCGCGCTCACCGGGTTGCTCGCTCCCCGCTGGATCTACGGGCCGGGCGCATCGGGGGCCGGTGCCGCGTTCTGGCCGCTCGCCGGGGCGTGCACCGTCGGCACGGTCGCGATGACGCTCTGGCTCGCCTCCCTCGCGCGAGGTGCTGGAGGACGTGAACGCAGGAGGCGGCTGTCGCTGCTGGGCGCGAACGTCTTTGGCGCGTTGGGCGGGGGCGGGCTGATTGGCCTGCATGTGATGGGGGTGTCGCTCATCGGCTGGGGCGTCCTGTTCCTGGCCGTGAGCCTGTCGCTGGTGGCCTATGCCTCCTGGGCGCCGGAGGACCGCCTGGAGCGGGAGGGACTGATTCAAGCCGCCGTGCAGAGCGCGAGCTTCGCCCTGTTGATGGCGCTGGCCGCCGCGCTCACGAGCGTCCTCACGGGCACCGGGCCCGCCTGGGTCCATGCGCTCCTGGGAGCCGCCTGCGCGCTTCCGGTGGATGCCTCGCGGCAGTTGCTCGTGGAGGCCGTCACCCGGAAGCTGTTCGCGCGGCCCCAGACCGTGCCCCTGCTCGTGGAGGCGGTGGAGCGGCAGACCTCGCGCGCGGAGCACGCGGAGACACTGGCCGAGGTGGGAAGACTCGCCTCGGCGGTGGCGCATGAGATTCGCAATCCCCTGGGCGTCATCCTCGCGGAGGCGAAGCTGTTGGAGCTCTCCGGCGCGGAGGAGGAGAGCGTCCAGGCCATTCGGGACCAGGTCGCCCGGGCCAGCCACTTCGTGGAGGACCTGCTCCATTACAGCCGACCCAGGCCCCTGCGGGTGAGTGAACGGGAATTGGAGCGCGTGGTGACGGACGCGGTGTCACGGGCACGCCAGGCGTTCGGAGAAACCGCGCCGGAGGTATCGCTCGATCTGGCGCCCCTCCGATGGGACGTGGATGGCGAGGCGCTGGGAGATGTGGTGGTGAACCTGGTGACCAACGCGCTCATCGCCGTGGAGACCCTCCCCCAGGGACGGGTGAGCGTGACGCAGCAGCACACGGACGAGGGCGTGCGCATCACGGTCGAGGACAATGGCGCTGGCGTTCCACAAGCACTCCTGTCCCGGCTGTTCGAGCCCTTCGTCACCGGACGGGGCCGGGATGCCAGACGGCCGGGAACCGGACTGGGGCTGGCCCTGTGCCGCAAATGGGTGGAGCGGCACGGTGGTACGCTCACCCACGCACGGCCCGCCACCGGAGGCGCCCGGTTCGTGATTCTGCTGCCCAAGCCATGA
- a CDS encoding fatty acid desaturase, which produces MHPLFRHLLHVLLPLVLWGMSPRIELHVIAAGLLFFALFALFHDALHGALGLTRQAHERLLTWSGVFMGVSGHAARRAHLRHHAHPFADDDPEGHAARNGLWATLRAGPAGYLGLKDWGLAHAPRERDIQLREWRAVAVFFGGLALFPAGRLYLATALALHLTMPAWAALLPHRPPRLLLAGATMLARVGFLLPGIFVTHELHHQHPKLDTFTLVRRWRGEVHGQVFAGAPHAARHPA; this is translated from the coding sequence ATGCACCCCCTTTTCCGGCACCTGCTCCATGTCCTCCTTCCCCTCGTCCTCTGGGGAATGAGCCCTCGAATCGAGCTGCACGTGATCGCGGCGGGGCTCCTCTTCTTCGCGCTCTTCGCCCTGTTCCATGACGCGCTCCACGGTGCGTTGGGTCTCACGCGACAGGCGCATGAGCGCCTCCTGACATGGAGCGGTGTGTTCATGGGCGTCAGTGGCCATGCCGCGAGGCGCGCCCATCTGCGCCACCATGCCCACCCCTTCGCGGACGACGATCCGGAAGGGCACGCGGCGAGGAACGGCTTGTGGGCCACGCTTCGCGCCGGTCCCGCGGGCTATCTGGGCCTGAAGGACTGGGGACTCGCCCATGCTCCGCGCGAGCGAGACATCCAATTGCGTGAGTGGCGTGCCGTGGCGGTTTTCTTCGGGGGGCTCGCGTTGTTTCCCGCCGGGCGGCTCTATCTGGCCACGGCGCTGGCACTGCACCTGACCATGCCCGCCTGGGCCGCGCTCTTGCCCCACCGTCCGCCGCGCCTGCTGCTCGCCGGGGCCACCATGCTCGCCCGGGTGGGCTTCCTGCTCCCGGGCATTTTCGTGACGCACGAGCTGCACCACCAGCACCCCAAGTTGGACACGTTCACACTCGTGCGGCGCTGGCGCGGCGAGGTCCATGGCCAGGTATTCGCCGGAGCGCCGCATGCCGCCCGCCACCCGGCATGA
- a CDS encoding ComEA family DNA-binding protein: protein MRRWVMTWALVGGLLAGSAQAEGAKTRVQYMGQVNLNEATVAQLDLLPSVGEKAAQRIVDWRKKRAFKRVEELVRVKGFGKKRFLKLKPYLTLQGETTLRAERVPVPAADKG from the coding sequence GTGAGGCGATGGGTGATGACCTGGGCGCTGGTGGGCGGGCTGCTCGCGGGGAGCGCCCAGGCCGAGGGAGCCAAGACACGCGTCCAGTACATGGGTCAGGTGAACCTGAACGAGGCGACGGTGGCCCAGTTGGACCTGTTGCCGAGCGTGGGAGAGAAGGCCGCCCAGCGCATCGTGGACTGGAGGAAGAAGCGGGCCTTCAAGCGCGTGGAGGAGTTGGTGCGGGTGAAGGGCTTCGGCAAGAAGCGCTTCCTCAAGCTCAAGCCCTACCTGACGTTGCAGGGAGAGACGACGCTCCGGGCCGAGCGCGTGCCGGTGCCGGCGGCGGACAAGGGCTGA
- a CDS encoding kelch repeat-containing protein, translating into MTGWKVREAVLMGCLLVGGGSACGPAESPLDTSEARVSRAESALVTTTGSMAVPRGGHAATLLANGKVLITGGWTASGSISSMTAVTELYDPATKTFSQTGAMGTPRERHRAVKLQNGKVLVMGGLTQGGRVASAELYDPATGLWTPTGAMSVAREYPSATLLTDGRVLVAGGTSSGVSSLASAELYDPATGTWTLTGSLLTGRTDHSVTRMADGRVFVSGGFGSSGGPLASAEIYNPATGVWSSAGSMAWGRSYHSLHLLQGGKVLVAGGYNAFDNYPLVSELYDPASGTWSTSGALNVSHSRHAGTSLADGSVIIMGGGFSSAEMRGIERYNPATGVWTLVDNLITGRSFHTATLLDDGSVLVAGNMPSTSAELFSFTASTDTSPPATVLTSPTSGAILSGTVTLTANATDNVGVTRVEFYRGSVLLGSDTLAPYSLSWNTTSVANGSYTLTSKAYDTAGNVSTSAVVGITVNNVSTPTVTQAVYDSGLKVPACAQVGSGCDSGLLLDGRANLGPEPHQPNTLQGSCADGTSGSYHSDESVDRILVTSVDGGSFAPGKQVRVEVRVWAYTGGGSDVLDLYYTSDAALPTWTHLASLIPTASGAQTLTTTFTLPATGRFLQGVRAAFRYGGSASPCTSGPYDDRDDLVFAVGTGS; encoded by the coding sequence ATGACGGGGTGGAAGGTTCGCGAGGCCGTGTTGATGGGGTGTCTGCTGGTGGGAGGCGGTTCCGCCTGTGGGCCCGCTGAGTCCCCGTTGGACACGAGCGAGGCGCGGGTTTCCCGCGCGGAGAGCGCTCTCGTCACCACGACGGGGTCCATGGCCGTTCCCCGGGGCGGACATGCCGCCACCCTGCTCGCGAACGGCAAGGTGCTCATCACCGGCGGATGGACCGCCAGTGGCAGCATCTCCAGCATGACGGCCGTGACCGAGCTGTACGATCCGGCGACGAAGACGTTCTCCCAGACCGGCGCGATGGGCACTCCGCGTGAGCGGCACCGGGCGGTGAAGCTCCAGAATGGCAAGGTGCTCGTGATGGGGGGCCTGACCCAGGGCGGCCGGGTCGCGAGCGCGGAACTCTATGATCCGGCCACGGGGCTCTGGACGCCCACCGGGGCGATGAGTGTCGCGCGAGAGTATCCCTCCGCCACGCTCCTGACGGATGGGCGTGTCCTGGTCGCGGGAGGAACCTCCAGCGGGGTGAGCTCCCTGGCGAGCGCGGAACTCTACGACCCCGCCACGGGGACCTGGACACTCACGGGCTCGCTCCTGACCGGGCGCACGGATCACTCCGTCACGCGAATGGCGGATGGGCGGGTGTTCGTGTCCGGTGGCTTCGGGAGCTCGGGAGGGCCGCTGGCCAGCGCGGAGATCTACAACCCCGCGACGGGCGTCTGGAGTTCGGCGGGGTCCATGGCCTGGGGGCGCAGCTACCACTCGCTCCACCTGTTGCAAGGCGGCAAGGTGCTCGTCGCGGGCGGGTACAACGCCTTCGACAACTATCCGCTTGTCTCCGAGCTCTATGACCCGGCGTCCGGGACCTGGTCCACGTCCGGCGCGCTCAATGTCTCTCACAGCCGCCACGCGGGAACGTCCCTGGCCGACGGAAGCGTGATCATCATGGGAGGAGGGTTCTCGAGCGCGGAGATGCGGGGCATCGAGCGCTACAATCCCGCCACCGGGGTGTGGACGCTCGTGGACAACCTCATCACGGGGCGCAGCTTCCACACGGCCACCCTGTTGGATGACGGGAGCGTCCTGGTCGCGGGCAACATGCCCTCGACCAGCGCGGAACTCTTCTCGTTCACCGCCTCGACGGACACGAGCCCCCCGGCCACCGTGCTCACCTCGCCCACCAGCGGTGCCATCCTGAGCGGTACGGTGACGCTCACGGCCAACGCCACGGACAACGTGGGCGTCACCCGGGTTGAGTTCTACCGAGGCTCCGTTCTCCTGGGGTCCGACACCCTCGCTCCCTACAGCTTGAGCTGGAATACCACCAGCGTCGCCAATGGGAGCTACACCCTGACCAGCAAGGCCTACGACACGGCCGGCAATGTGAGCACCTCCGCCGTGGTGGGCATCACGGTGAACAACGTGAGCACGCCCACGGTTACACAGGCCGTCTATGACTCGGGCTTGAAGGTGCCCGCGTGCGCGCAGGTGGGCTCGGGTTGTGACAGTGGGTTGTTGCTCGATGGTCGTGCCAACCTCGGACCCGAGCCCCATCAGCCCAACACCCTCCAGGGCTCATGCGCGGACGGCACGTCTGGCAGCTACCACTCGGATGAGTCGGTGGACCGCATCCTGGTCACCTCCGTGGATGGTGGCTCCTTCGCGCCGGGAAAACAGGTGCGCGTCGAGGTCCGGGTCTGGGCTTATACCGGCGGAGGCTCGGATGTGTTGGATCTCTATTACACCTCGGATGCGGCCCTGCCGACGTGGACCCATCTCGCCTCGCTGATCCCCACGGCGAGCGGGGCTCAGACGCTCACCACCACCTTCACGCTGCCTGCGACGGGCCGCTTCCTCCAAGGCGTCCGTGCGGCTTTCCGCTACGGAGGCAGCGCCTCGCCCTGCACCAGCGGTCCCTATGACGACCGCGATGACCTCGTCTTCGCGGTGGGGACGGGTAGCTGA
- a CDS encoding serine/threonine-protein kinase: MAVSHSAGLLREYLDQDVVPREMSIARFMRGMVSMSCVAALAVGGAIGWPLSLSLAGLTAGLALYYTLMLRALRNGGFHPAMQWVDSAFTVSIPAVVFITDVHFHGAVYALTTPPAYAWGALIVVCALRAGRGLAYFAAALAALEYLLLYFLVARPRLPVDALDTLSPAMVFLRCAFLFAYGPLAATLATLIVNKAGDALRAIREKDVMGKYFLHERLGVGGMAEVFRATYSPEGGFEKQVAIKRVLPAYADNAEFLTLFRREAELGSMLIHPNIVQVLDLGRHQGTIFLSMEFVDGMPLSTLLKRVAVRRLSPAAVAYVGAELASALAYMHDRAGPKGEPLGLVHRDLNPPNILLSRIGEVKLSDFGIARAANQTGITRLQQVRGKAGYMAPEQAQGLALDGRADLFALGLTLHEALTGQRALQGDTDAALMLASIQQEILPPSHFVPGISPTLDAIVMGLLRHDREQRTPTAEVLRQQLLALTGYEAPYTHGRKQLTQALHEAKTQSSAPVKPLLLTADMALTEGALEALPQSRPERS, translated from the coding sequence ATGGCCGTATCGCATTCCGCCGGGCTGCTGCGGGAGTACCTGGACCAGGACGTCGTTCCCCGGGAGATGTCCATCGCCCGCTTCATGCGGGGGATGGTGTCGATGAGCTGCGTGGCCGCGCTGGCGGTCGGTGGGGCGATTGGCTGGCCGCTGTCGTTGAGCCTCGCGGGGCTCACGGCGGGCCTGGCCCTCTATTACACGCTCATGCTCCGCGCGCTGCGCAACGGGGGCTTCCACCCGGCGATGCAGTGGGTGGACAGTGCGTTCACGGTGTCCATCCCCGCGGTGGTGTTCATCACCGACGTGCACTTCCACGGCGCCGTGTACGCGCTCACCACGCCGCCGGCCTACGCCTGGGGCGCGCTCATCGTCGTGTGCGCGCTCCGGGCCGGACGAGGCCTCGCGTACTTCGCCGCGGCGCTCGCGGCGCTCGAGTACCTGCTGCTCTACTTCCTGGTGGCCCGGCCCCGGCTGCCGGTGGACGCACTGGACACCTTGTCCCCGGCGATGGTGTTCCTGCGCTGCGCGTTCCTCTTCGCCTACGGTCCGCTGGCGGCGACGCTCGCCACGCTCATCGTCAACAAGGCGGGAGACGCGCTGCGCGCCATCCGCGAGAAGGACGTGATGGGCAAGTACTTCCTCCACGAGCGGCTGGGTGTGGGAGGCATGGCCGAGGTGTTCCGCGCCACGTACAGCCCGGAAGGCGGCTTCGAGAAGCAGGTGGCCATCAAGCGCGTGCTGCCCGCGTACGCGGACAACGCGGAGTTCCTCACCCTGTTCCGGCGCGAGGCGGAATTGGGCTCGATGCTCATCCACCCCAACATCGTCCAGGTGCTCGACCTGGGACGGCACCAGGGCACCATCTTCCTCTCCATGGAGTTCGTGGACGGCATGCCGTTGAGCACGTTGCTCAAGCGCGTGGCGGTGCGCCGGCTGTCCCCGGCGGCGGTGGCCTACGTGGGCGCGGAACTGGCCTCGGCGCTCGCGTACATGCACGACCGCGCGGGCCCGAAGGGCGAGCCCCTGGGGCTCGTGCACCGCGACCTGAATCCGCCCAACATCCTGCTGTCGCGCATCGGCGAGGTGAAGTTGTCGGACTTCGGCATCGCACGCGCGGCGAACCAGACCGGCATCACGCGGTTGCAGCAGGTGCGCGGCAAGGCGGGTTACATGGCGCCGGAGCAGGCCCAGGGCCTGGCCCTGGATGGCCGCGCGGATCTCTTCGCGCTCGGCCTCACCCTGCACGAGGCGCTCACCGGCCAGCGCGCGCTCCAGGGCGACACCGACGCGGCGTTGATGCTGGCCTCCATCCAGCAGGAGATTCTTCCTCCCTCCCACTTCGTGCCCGGCATCTCGCCCACCCTGGACGCCATCGTCATGGGCCTGTTGCGGCACGACCGCGAGCAGCGCACGCCCACGGCCGAGGTGCTGCGCCAGCAACTGCTGGCGCTCACGGGTTACGAGGCGCCCTACACCCACGGCCGGAAGCAACTCACCCAGGCCCTGCACGAGGCCAAGACCCAGAGCTCCGCGCCCGTGAAGCCTCTCCTGCTCACGGCCGACATGGCGCTGACCGAGGGGGCGCTCGAGGCGCTTCCCCAGTCCCGGCCCGAGCGTTCGTGA
- a CDS encoding sigma-54-dependent transcriptional regulator yields MNSLVLLVDDDAALRSAWRRLLKGVGYDVLEAPDAPVARQLFKAHPVGLVLLDLMLPPEQTPEAGAALLGEFLGARPDAKVVVVSGTGEVSLALSLVQRGAYDFFSKPADPEHLLAVLGRAQARMSLESRVRELEQSLAVREDQLLGQAPAFLEAKQLAARAAVTDIPILLTGASGSGKEVFARFVHERSRRAGKPFVTLNCGAISPQLLESTLFGHKKGAFTGATADGKGLFVEADGGTLFLDEIGDLQQELQVKLLRATESGEILPVGASRPLQVDVRLVSATHQPLPEQVANKHFREDLYWRIRGIEVALPRLAERPGDVVLLAQHFLNTARSLVPHAGTPTLSPATVRCLESYEWPGNLRELRHEMQRALVLSGGRGELHPEDLSPALRTKAPAPTAAHLPLTLEQKIERLEREELTRALAECEGNRSHAAEKLGLSRQGLLNKMARHGLR; encoded by the coding sequence ATGAACTCACTCGTTCTGCTGGTGGATGACGACGCGGCGCTGCGCAGCGCCTGGCGCCGCCTGCTCAAGGGCGTGGGATACGACGTGCTCGAGGCCCCGGACGCCCCGGTCGCGCGCCAGCTCTTCAAGGCCCACCCGGTGGGCCTGGTGCTCCTGGACTTGATGCTCCCCCCCGAGCAGACCCCGGAAGCGGGCGCGGCGCTCCTGGGGGAATTCCTGGGGGCCCGGCCCGATGCGAAGGTGGTGGTGGTATCGGGAACCGGAGAGGTGTCGCTGGCCCTGTCCCTGGTCCAGCGCGGCGCGTACGACTTCTTCTCCAAGCCCGCGGACCCCGAGCACCTGCTGGCCGTGTTGGGCCGGGCCCAGGCACGCATGTCGCTCGAATCGCGGGTGCGGGAGTTGGAGCAGTCGCTCGCGGTGCGGGAGGATCAGTTGCTCGGACAGGCGCCCGCCTTCCTGGAGGCGAAGCAACTGGCGGCCCGGGCGGCGGTGACGGACATCCCCATCCTGCTCACCGGCGCCTCGGGCAGCGGCAAGGAGGTGTTCGCGCGCTTCGTGCACGAGCGCAGCCGCCGCGCCGGCAAGCCCTTCGTCACCTTGAACTGCGGCGCCATCAGCCCCCAGCTCCTGGAGTCCACGCTCTTCGGCCACAAGAAGGGCGCGTTCACCGGCGCCACGGCGGACGGCAAGGGCCTGTTCGTCGAGGCGGATGGGGGGACGCTGTTCCTCGATGAGATTGGAGACCTCCAGCAGGAGCTCCAGGTGAAGCTCCTGCGCGCCACCGAGAGCGGAGAGATCCTACCGGTGGGGGCGTCCCGGCCCCTCCAGGTGGACGTGCGGCTCGTGTCCGCCACGCACCAGCCCCTGCCCGAGCAGGTGGCGAACAAGCACTTCCGCGAGGACCTGTACTGGCGGATTCGTGGCATCGAGGTCGCCCTGCCCCGGCTCGCCGAACGGCCGGGAGACGTGGTCCTCCTGGCCCAGCACTTCCTGAACACCGCGCGCTCGCTGGTGCCCCACGCCGGGACGCCGACGTTGTCGCCCGCCACCGTGCGCTGCCTGGAGTCCTACGAATGGCCCGGCAACCTGCGTGAATTGCGGCACGAGATGCAACGGGCATTGGTGCTCTCCGGCGGGCGCGGGGAACTCCACCCCGAGGATCTCTCCCCTGCCCTGAGGACGAAGGCCCCCGCCCCCACGGCGGCCCATCTCCCCCTCACGCTGGAGCAGAAGATCGAGCGTCTGGAGCGGGAGGAACTGACGCGCGCGCTCGCGGAGTGTGAGGGCAATCGCTCGCACGCGGCGGAGAAGCTGGGACTGTCCCGTCAGGGATTGCTCAACAAGATGGCCCGCCATGGCCTGAGGTGA
- a CDS encoding sulfate ABC transporter substrate-binding protein encodes MKSRSHSSSASLLPLLLLSALPLAMGCSKSSDTTKAEPVTLLNVSYDPTRELYTELNAAFARQWEAKTGSKPVIKQSHGGSGKQARAVIDGLEADVVTLALAYDIDMIHDKAQLLPADWQTRLPEHSTPYTSTIVFVVRKGNPQNIHDWADLVRPGVSVITPNPKTSGGARWNYLAAWGQAQRAAGGDEAKAREYIAALFKNVPVLDSGARGATTTFAERGLGDVLIAWENEAYLLTDEVGPERFDIIVPSVSILAEPPVALVDQNVDRKGTRAVAEAYLKYLYTEEAQEIAAKHHFRPRSAQATAKFANRFAPVKLFTLQDVAGSWKQAQKQHFEDNGSFDQLYAPSAQ; translated from the coding sequence ATGAAGTCACGCTCCCATTCCTCCTCCGCCTCCCTGCTGCCGCTGCTCCTCCTGAGTGCCCTGCCCCTGGCCATGGGCTGCTCCAAATCCAGCGACACGACGAAGGCGGAGCCGGTGACCCTGCTCAACGTCTCGTACGATCCCACGCGCGAGCTCTACACGGAGCTCAACGCCGCGTTCGCCAGGCAGTGGGAGGCGAAGACGGGGAGCAAGCCCGTCATCAAGCAGTCGCATGGCGGCTCGGGGAAGCAGGCGCGCGCCGTCATCGACGGGCTGGAAGCGGACGTGGTCACACTGGCGCTCGCGTATGACATCGACATGATTCATGACAAGGCGCAGCTCTTGCCAGCGGACTGGCAGACGCGCCTGCCGGAGCACAGCACGCCGTACACGTCCACCATCGTCTTCGTGGTGCGCAAGGGCAACCCCCAGAACATCCATGACTGGGCGGATCTGGTGCGGCCCGGCGTGTCCGTCATCACCCCCAACCCCAAGACGTCCGGAGGCGCGCGCTGGAACTACCTGGCCGCCTGGGGCCAGGCGCAGCGCGCGGCCGGTGGAGACGAGGCCAAGGCACGCGAGTACATCGCCGCCTTGTTCAAGAACGTGCCGGTGCTGGACTCGGGGGCGCGCGGCGCCACCACCACCTTCGCCGAGCGCGGACTCGGAGACGTGCTCATCGCGTGGGAGAACGAGGCCTATCTGCTCACGGACGAGGTGGGCCCGGAGCGCTTCGACATCATCGTCCCCTCGGTGAGCATCCTCGCCGAGCCGCCCGTGGCGCTCGTGGATCAGAACGTGGATCGCAAGGGCACGCGCGCCGTGGCCGAGGCCTACCTGAAATACCTCTATACCGAGGAGGCGCAGGAGATCGCCGCCAAGCACCACTTCCGGCCGCGCTCGGCCCAGGCCACCGCGAAGTTCGCGAACCGCTTCGCGCCCGTGAAGCTCTTCACGCTCCAGGACGTGGCGGGCAGTTGGAAACAGGCGCAGAAGCAGCATTTCGAGGACAACGGCTCGTTCGATCAGCTCTACGCCCCCTCGGCCCAATGA
- the cysT gene encoding sulfate ABC transporter permease subunit CysT — MSTTAPSTATRRVLPGFGLTLGVSWFYLTLIVLLPLSALFIKTFTLSWEQFWETVASPRVLAAYRLSFGAAFFAALTNAVFGLLVAWVLVRYRFPGRALVDALVDLPFALPTAVAGLTLTTLYARNGWYGRHLEAFGIQVAFTPLGIGVALTFIGLPFVVRTVQPVLESLDADVEEAAATLGATPWRTFTHILLPSVFPALLSGFTLAFARAIGEYGSVVFISGNMPLKTEIAPLLIITRLEQYDYAGATAIAAVMLAASFALLLAVNLLQRWSHRRLDARPE; from the coding sequence ATGAGCACGACCGCCCCCTCCACCGCGACCCGGCGCGTCCTCCCGGGATTCGGTCTGACGCTCGGCGTGAGCTGGTTCTACCTGACGCTCATCGTCCTGCTGCCGCTGTCGGCCCTCTTCATCAAGACGTTCACCCTGTCCTGGGAGCAGTTCTGGGAGACGGTGGCCTCACCGCGCGTGCTCGCGGCCTACCGGCTGAGCTTCGGCGCGGCCTTCTTCGCCGCGCTGACCAACGCCGTCTTCGGACTGCTCGTGGCGTGGGTGCTGGTGCGCTACCGCTTCCCGGGCCGGGCGCTGGTGGACGCGCTGGTGGATCTGCCCTTCGCGCTGCCCACGGCGGTGGCGGGGCTCACGCTCACCACGCTCTACGCGCGCAACGGCTGGTACGGCCGGCACCTGGAGGCCTTCGGGATCCAGGTGGCGTTCACCCCCCTGGGCATCGGCGTGGCGCTCACGTTCATCGGGCTGCCCTTCGTGGTGCGCACCGTGCAGCCCGTGCTCGAGTCGCTCGACGCGGACGTGGAGGAAGCCGCCGCGACGCTCGGCGCCACACCCTGGAGGACCTTCACGCACATCCTCCTGCCGAGCGTGTTCCCCGCCCTGCTCAGCGGCTTCACCCTCGCCTTCGCGCGCGCCATTGGCGAGTACGGCTCCGTGGTCTTCATCTCCGGCAACATGCCGCTCAAGACGGAGATCGCCCCGCTGCTCATCATCACGCGGCTGGAGCAGTATGACTACGCGGGGGCCACGGCCATCGCCGCGGTGATGCTCGCCGCCTCGTTCGCGTTGTTGCTCGCCGTCAACCTGTTGCAGCGCTGGAGCCACCGTCGGCTCGACGCGCGGCCCGAGTAG
- a CDS encoding extracellular catalytic domain type 1 short-chain-length polyhydroxyalkanoate depolymerase — protein sequence MNRSHGVVARIGALLFALFMLSAAPAHAGSWVHGSYTNLWGSRGFQLWVPSGYQPGQALPLVVGLHGCLQNPDQFAGLTRLNQKADAEKFLVLYPNQATTSNATQCWNFMLATNQERGLGEPSIIVGMVNLVKSHYAVDSRRVYVGGVSAGAVMTSILLACYSDVFTAGMVGAGAMYKAATTASGSAYAMSFGSIYDPDDRGRDAWACSGKPRRSVPVLVVHGTDDSVVNPINGEQTVRQFLQTNDYGDDGVDNDSVPYAATHVWSGAVPGGRAYTVKDYVYGGRLLVQQYELHGMDHAWPGGDDSYLFADPSGPDGTSIMWDFFKQHSR from the coding sequence ATGAATCGGAGTCATGGCGTTGTCGCGCGCATCGGTGCGTTGCTGTTCGCGCTGTTCATGCTTTCGGCGGCCCCGGCCCATGCGGGCTCGTGGGTCCACGGCAGCTATACGAACCTCTGGGGCAGCCGAGGCTTCCAGCTCTGGGTTCCTTCCGGATATCAGCCGGGCCAGGCGCTCCCCTTGGTGGTCGGACTGCACGGATGTCTCCAGAATCCCGACCAGTTCGCCGGCCTCACCCGCCTGAACCAGAAAGCGGACGCCGAGAAGTTCCTGGTCCTCTATCCCAACCAGGCGACCACATCCAATGCCACGCAGTGCTGGAACTTCATGCTCGCCACCAATCAGGAGCGAGGCCTGGGAGAGCCCTCCATCATCGTGGGGATGGTGAACCTGGTGAAGAGCCACTACGCGGTGGACAGCCGCCGCGTCTATGTCGGAGGAGTCTCCGCTGGCGCGGTCATGACCAGCATCCTGCTCGCCTGTTATTCGGATGTATTCACCGCCGGCATGGTGGGAGCGGGAGCGATGTACAAGGCGGCGACCACCGCCTCGGGCAGTGCCTATGCCATGAGCTTCGGCAGCATCTACGACCCGGACGATCGCGGCCGGGATGCCTGGGCGTGCTCGGGCAAGCCCCGCCGGAGCGTGCCGGTGCTTGTCGTTCACGGCACGGACGACAGCGTCGTCAATCCCATCAATGGCGAGCAGACGGTGCGGCAGTTCCTGCAGACCAACGACTACGGGGACGATGGCGTCGACAATGACAGCGTGCCCTACGCGGCCACCCATGTCTGGAGTGGCGCCGTCCCCGGAGGCCGCGCCTACACCGTCAAGGACTACGTCTACGGAGGCCGTCTGCTCGTCCAGCAGTACGAACTCCATGGCATGGATCACGCCTGGCCCGGAGGCGACGACTCCTACCTGTTCGCCGACCCCTCCGGTCCCGATGGCACCTCCATCATGTGGGACTTCTTCAAGCAGCACTCCCGCTGA